In Deltaproteobacteria bacterium, the sequence TAACAACTCAGCAGCCGACTCGCCGACGGACAGCGTCACCGCGATCTCGATGCGGCCCGGCCCTCCTCGCGTGAAGTCGTCGGGTTCCAGATCGAATCGCTCGCGCGCCCGCGCGTACGGTTGGCGCAACGGCGCGCCGTCGCCGACGGCCGCCAACCACTTCAGCGCCAAGCCCACCGCGCGCCCCAGCGTCGACTTACCCGAGCCGTTCGGCCCGTGCAGGACCACGAGGTCCGGCAGATCGACCAGCTCGACGTCCCTCAGACTGCGCAGCCCAGCGACGCGCAGCCGAGTGATCTTCGTACGCCGGTAGGACGACACGCACGAAGCCTAGCACGGCGCCCGCGCGGCCGTGGACCACCTTCTCGGCGAGGGCGGCCCACGCCTGGCGCGAGCCGCCCCGACCCGCCCCATCACATCGCCTGATCGAGCGGCGTGTACTCGAGGCGGTGGGCCTTCGCGACCGCCTCGTAGACGCACTTGCCACCCACCGTGTTGAGTCCGGCGGCGACGTGGCGGCTCTTCTTGATCGCACCCGCGACACCCTCCTTCGCGATCAGCAGCGCGTGCTGCAGGGTCGCGTTGGTGAGCGCGATGGTCGAGGTGCGCGGCACGGCGCCCGGCATGTTGGCCACGCAGTAGTGCACGATGCCCTCCTCGATGAAGGTCGGGTTCTCGTGGGTGGTCGGGCGGCAGGTCTCGATGCAGCCACCCTGATCGACGGCGACGTCGACGACCACGCTGCCGTCCTCCATCGCGCGCAGGTGCTCGCGGGTCACCAGCGTCGGCGCAGCGCCGCCGGGCAACAGCACCGCGCCGACGACCATGTCGGCCTGCGTCACCTCGCGCATGATGTTCTCGGGGTTGCTGTAGAGGGTCTCGATCGCGTTGCCGAAGACGTCCTCGAGGTACAGCATGCGCTCGGCGTTGACGTCGAGCACGGTCACGCGCGCGCCGAGGCCGATGGCGATGCGCGCGGCCGCGGTGCCGACCACACCACCGCCGAGGATGACGACCTGGCCGCGACGGGTGCCCGGGATGCCGCCGAGCAGCAGGCCCTTGCCGCCCTTCTCGCGCTCGAGGCACGACGCGCCGACCTGCGAGGCCATGCGGCCGGCGATCTCGCTCATCGGACGCAGCAGCGGCAGCCCGCCGTGATCGTCGGTGATGGTCTCGTAGGCGACGCCGGTGACCTTCTTGGCCAACAGCTCGCGGGTGAGCTCGGGGAACGCGGCCAGGTGGAGGTACGTGTAGAGGGTGAGGTTCTCGCGGAAGTACGCGAACTCGCTCGGCAGCGGCTCCTTCACCTTGATGACCATGTCGGCGCTGGCCCAGACGTCGGCCGCGGCGGGCACGATGGTCGCGCCGGCGTTGTTGTACATCTCGTCGGTGAAGCCCGACGACAGGCCTGCACCCTGCTCGACCAGCACGGTGTGACCACCGGCCGTGAAGGCTTGCGCACCGGCGGGGCTGCAGCCGACGCGGTACTCGTGGGTCTTGATCTCCTTGGGAACGCCGATGCGCATGGTGGGACGACTCGCTGTTGGTTGGGGCCGCACGGTTCGAGGTGCGGTGGAGCTCGTGGCCGACGACCTCGGCAGTGAGGGCGTCGGTTCGACGCGCGGACGATACCGCTTCGGCCCACCGCGCGGCAGGGCACCGCGGGTCGCCCGCGGCGTCGGTCGCCTTGAGCCTGCGCACGGACGGGTGGCACCGCCGCTGCGCACGCCCCAGCGCGTCAGCGCGCGGCCAGCAGCGCGCCCGCGAGCTCGAGGAAACCCGCGGACTCGGCCTGCGCGCACACCCAGCGCGGCATCGCCGGCATGAACGCGGCCTGCCGCAACACGTCGGCGGTGCCGACCGTGACACCGAAGCGACCGGCGACGAACAAGCCGGCGTCGTTGGGTGCATCGCCGATGGTCGCGATCGCAGCGCCCGGCACACCAGCGGCACGCAGCAGCGCCGCGCCCTTGTCGGGTCGCACGTGGGTGACGTGGACGTGCACGCTCGACCAGGTCGCGAACAGCCCTGCGTCCGCGACGCGCGCGGCGAGCTCGGCGAGCACCTCGGCCTCGCGGTGCTCGCGTTCGAAGGCCACGTCGACCACGCGAAACGGATCATCGGCGGTCGAGCGCAGCGTGAGCCCCGACGCGCGGCCGAGATCCAGCGCCTGGGCGCGCAGTCGGTCGCGATCGACCGCCGGCACCAGCAGCACGGGCGGCGTGTCGGGGACGATCTCGACCATGCCGTTCTCGGCGATGCCGCGCCGCACCCCCGGCAGGTAGCGAACCAGGCCGAGGACCTCGCCGCTGGGCCGCCCGCTCACGGGCATCACCTCGATGCCGGCCTGCACCAGGCGCGCAATCGCGGCGACGACCTCGGGATCGAGCCCGTCACCCTTGGTCAGGGTGCCGTCGACGTCGGTGGCCAGCAGCGTGACTCCACCCAGGATCCGCCGCCGCGCGTCCGCGTCGAGGCTGCGCAAGGGTTCGGGGTCGCTCATCGTCGGGGCAGCCGCGTCGTCCACGAGGTGGCAAGCCCATAGCACGATCCATCGGTACCCCGGTGACGGCGCGACCGTGATAGTTTGTGCGATAGCGCCATGCCGCTCGACCTCGAGCCCGGTGATGTCTACGCGGGCACCATTCGCATCGTCCGGGTGATCGGCGTGGGCTCGTTTGCGCGGGTGTACGAGGTCGAGGTCCCGGGCCACGACCAACGCCTCGCGCTCAAGCTGACGCGCGAGCCCGTGACCGCCGGTGATCAGGCCCAGCGCGCGCTGCGGGAGATCACGATCCTGCGCACGCTGACCAACCCGCACGTGGTGCGGACGTTCGACTGCGGCCTGCGCCCCGACGGCCACATCTACCTGCTGATGGATCTGCTCGAGGGCTCGAGCCTCGACGTGTGGCACGACTTCAAGGCGCCGCTGCATCCGGCGCAGGCGGTGACCATCGTCCACCAGGCCTGCCTCGGCCTCGCGGAGGCGCACGCGATGGGCATCGTGCACCGCGACGTGAAGCCGGAGAACGTGTTCGTCGAGCGGGACGGCCAGATCAAGATGCTGGACTTCGGGCTCGCGCGCTCGTTCGACGGCACGCCGGTGGTCGGGGTCAACGCCAGCGAGGCGCACCTGGTGGTCGGCACGCCGCACTACAGCCAGCCGGAGCAGCTTCGCACCCGTGTGCTCAGCCCCGCGTCCGATGTGTACAGCCTGGCGATGATCCTCTACGAGCTGCTCAGCGCGCGCGCGCCGTTCTGGGACGATCGCAGCCTCGCCGAGGTCAAGCACGACCTGCGCAACGAGCCCGCCGCGTGGCTGCGGGCGCACATGGGCACCCAAGCCGTGCCGCTCGATCGCCAGCCCGGCTGCGAGGACCTGCCCGAGGCGCTGGTCCGCGGCATCGAGCGCGCGCTCGACAAGGATCCCCACCGCCGCCCGCCCAACGCCGGTGCGCTGGCCAACATCCTCGGCCTGGTCCTTCACCGCGACATGGGCATCCCGGTCGCGGCCACGCTGCGGGTGCTGCACCCCGACGACAGCCTCGACGACCGGCTGTTCCTGCCGGGCTCGTATCGCATCGGCTCGGGCGCGCGCTGCGAGATCAAGCTGCGCGACGATCGCGTGCCGCACATCCACGCCGTGCTCGAGTGGAGCGGCGTGCCCAACCGACCGCACCTGCGCCCGCTGGGCGAGGGCGGCCTCGTGCGGGTCAACGACCACCCCATCTCGCACCCGGTCGAGCTCGGCGAGAACGACGAGTTCAGCGTGGGTCAGACCCGCATGGCCGTGGTGATCTGAGTCGTCGACGAACGCGAAGCGTTCACCCACGACGACGGCAAGGAGCGCAGCGATGGGGGCCGCGCGTCCCGGCTCGCTTGGTCGCGCTGGGTTCGCGCGCGCGGGGCTTCAGAAGAGGCCGCGCAGCTTCGCAGCATCGGTCGCGACCTCGGCCCCCGCTCGCGCCAGCAGCCCGGCGATCGTCAGCGCGCCGGGACCGAACGCGATCCAGCGATGGGGCGCGACGGCCTCGGCGTAGGCCGCCACCAGCTCGCGCGCACGCACGGTCGCCAGCGACTCCGTGCAGCCGAGCCCGATCACCACGCCGGGGTGACGCGTGCAGGCATCGTGCAGCACGCCCGGCGCCACCCTGGCGCCGAGCCATACCACGCGCAGGCCCGCAGCCTGGGCCGCGAGCGCGAGCTGGCCGACCGGCACCAGCTCGTCGTCGCCGTCGAACGCACCGACCAGCGCATGGGCCTCGGCGCGCGCCGGCTGGCCCATGCGCACGACGTCGCGCACCGCGTGGGCGAGCAGCTCGCCGAACATGCGGTGCTCACCGCGATCGCGGGCGCCCGCGATCCAGTCGTTGCGCAGCTGCGCCCA encodes:
- the ald gene encoding alanine dehydrogenase, translated to MRIGVPKEIKTHEYRVGCSPAGAQAFTAGGHTVLVEQGAGLSSGFTDEMYNNAGATIVPAAADVWASADMVIKVKEPLPSEFAYFRENLTLYTYLHLAAFPELTRELLAKKVTGVAYETITDDHGGLPLLRPMSEIAGRMASQVGASCLEREKGGKGLLLGGIPGTRRGQVVILGGGVVGTAAARIAIGLGARVTVLDVNAERMLYLEDVFGNAIETLYSNPENIMREVTQADMVVGAVLLPGGAAPTLVTREHLRAMEDGSVVVDVAVDQGGCIETCRPTTHENPTFIEEGIVHYCVANMPGAVPRTSTIALTNATLQHALLIAKEGVAGAIKKSRHVAAGLNTVGGKCVYEAVAKAHRLEYTPLDQAM
- a CDS encoding HAD family phosphatase, producing the protein MSDPEPLRSLDADARRRILGGVTLLATDVDGTLTKGDGLDPEVVAAIARLVQAGIEVMPVSGRPSGEVLGLVRYLPGVRRGIAENGMVEIVPDTPPVLLVPAVDRDRLRAQALDLGRASGLTLRSTADDPFRVVDVAFEREHREAEVLAELAARVADAGLFATWSSVHVHVTHVRPDKGAALLRAAGVPGAAIATIGDAPNDAGLFVAGRFGVTVGTADVLRQAAFMPAMPRWVCAQAESAGFLELAGALLAAR
- a CDS encoding protein kinase, with product MPLDLEPGDVYAGTIRIVRVIGVGSFARVYEVEVPGHDQRLALKLTREPVTAGDQAQRALREITILRTLTNPHVVRTFDCGLRPDGHIYLLMDLLEGSSLDVWHDFKAPLHPAQAVTIVHQACLGLAEAHAMGIVHRDVKPENVFVERDGQIKMLDFGLARSFDGTPVVGVNASEAHLVVGTPHYSQPEQLRTRVLSPASDVYSLAMILYELLSARAPFWDDRSLAEVKHDLRNEPAAWLRAHMGTQAVPLDRQPGCEDLPEALVRGIERALDKDPHRRPPNAGALANILGLVLHRDMGIPVAATLRVLHPDDSLDDRLFLPGSYRIGSGARCEIKLRDDRVPHIHAVLEWSGVPNRPHLRPLGEGGLVRVNDHPISHPVELGENDEFSVGQTRMAVVI
- a CDS encoding MerR family transcriptional regulator, whose amino-acid sequence is MTDDSTSVLARSGRYRIQTVAELTGVPASTLRAWEHRYGFPAPERTASAYRLYSDADVARIVRVRALCDGGVAAAEAVAAVLAEADDAVASAASVRPPGIAPPSATALATVRGESFDALERFEQRLRGALMVGSPAEAMAAVIEPAWAQLRNDWIAGARDRGEHRMFGELLAHAVRDVVRMGQPARAEAHALVGAFDGDDELVPVGQLALAAQAAGLRVVWLGARVAPGVLHDACTRHPGVVIGLGCTESLATVRARELVAAYAEAVAPHRWIAFGPGALTIAGLLARAGAEVATDAAKLRGLF